A genomic segment from Flavobacterium litorale encodes:
- a CDS encoding nucleotide exchange factor GrpE has product MFKKIFKNMSQDNSESKEKEIINEEVTVDKKTTQEADNEAKKVEELTEEEKLKEELAKEKDKFLRLFAEFENYKKRTSKERIELFKTANQEVLLALLPVMDDFDRALAEIAKSENKEMLKGVELIHNKFSDTLKSKGLEQVQLKAGDEFDADFAEAITQIPAPSDDLKGKIVDVVEKGYKLGDKIIRFPKVVLGN; this is encoded by the coding sequence ATGTTTAAGAAAATATTTAAAAACATGAGCCAAGACAACTCTGAGAGCAAAGAGAAAGAAATTATAAACGAAGAGGTAACGGTAGATAAAAAAACGACTCAGGAAGCTGATAACGAAGCAAAAAAAGTAGAAGAGCTTACTGAGGAGGAAAAATTAAAAGAAGAATTAGCAAAGGAGAAAGATAAATTTTTACGCCTATTTGCTGAATTCGAAAACTACAAAAAAAGAACTTCTAAAGAGCGTATAGAGTTATTTAAAACGGCTAACCAAGAAGTATTATTGGCATTACTACCCGTAATGGACGATTTTGATAGAGCATTGGCAGAAATTGCAAAATCTGAGAATAAAGAAATGCTAAAAGGTGTAGAACTTATCCATAATAAATTTAGCGACACATTAAAATCTAAAGGTTTAGAGCAAGTACAACTAAAAGCAGGCGATGAGTTTGATGCTGATTTTGCCGAGGCTATAACACAAATACCAGCACCGTCTGACGATTTAAAAGGTAAAATTGTAGACGTTGTAGAAAAAGGATATAAACTAGGCGATAAAATTATACGTTTCCCAAAAGTAGTACTAGGAAACTAA
- the dnaJ gene encoding molecular chaperone DnaJ: MKKDFYEILGIDKSATPEQVKKAYRKKAIEYHPDKNPGDKEAEEKFKLAAEAYEVLSDPDKKARYDQYGHAAFENGGAGGGFGGGGMNMDDIFSQFGDIFGSAFGGGGGFGGFGGGGGQRRMKGSNLRIKVKLTLEEIANGVEKKVKVKRKVQAQGVSYKTCTTCNGSGQVMKITNTILGRMQSASTCHVCSGTGQIIESRPQHADAHGMILQEDAVSIKIPAGVVDGMQLKVSGKGNEAPGGNSVPGDLIVAIEEVEHDMLKREGENLHYDLYISFSEAALGVSKEIETVSGKVRIKLEPGIQSGKILRLKGKGIPSINSYGSGDLLVHVNVWTPKTLSKEQRQFFEKSLNDQNFVPHPEKSDKSFFEKVKDMFS, translated from the coding sequence ATGAAGAAAGATTTTTACGAAATATTAGGTATAGATAAAAGTGCAACACCCGAGCAGGTAAAAAAAGCCTACAGGAAAAAAGCAATTGAATATCACCCTGATAAAAACCCAGGCGATAAAGAAGCTGAAGAAAAGTTTAAACTAGCAGCAGAAGCCTACGAGGTATTAAGCGACCCCGATAAAAAAGCACGTTATGACCAATATGGTCATGCAGCATTTGAGAATGGTGGTGCTGGCGGCGGATTTGGCGGCGGAGGTATGAATATGGATGACATATTCAGTCAGTTTGGCGATATCTTTGGTAGTGCTTTTGGCGGTGGAGGCGGCTTTGGTGGTTTCGGCGGAGGCGGAGGTCAACGCAGAATGAAAGGGAGTAACTTAAGAATAAAGGTTAAATTAACCCTTGAAGAAATTGCCAATGGCGTAGAAAAGAAGGTAAAAGTAAAACGCAAAGTACAAGCACAAGGCGTTAGCTATAAAACCTGTACCACTTGTAACGGTAGTGGGCAGGTAATGAAAATAACCAACACTATATTGGGCAGAATGCAATCTGCATCTACGTGCCATGTATGTAGCGGTACAGGGCAAATTATAGAAAGCAGACCGCAACATGCCGATGCACATGGCATGATATTGCAAGAAGATGCTGTATCTATAAAAATACCAGCAGGCGTTGTAGATGGTATGCAGCTAAAAGTATCGGGCAAAGGTAATGAGGCTCCTGGTGGTAATAGTGTGCCAGGTGATCTTATTGTTGCCATAGAAGAAGTGGAACACGATATGCTAAAGCGTGAAGGCGAAAACCTACACTACGACTTATATATCAGTTTCTCGGAAGCAGCTTTAGGAGTTTCTAAAGAAATAGAAACGGTTAGCGGAAAAGTGCGCATAAAACTAGAACCAGGTATACAGTCAGGTAAAATACTACGCCTAAAAGGCAAAGGCATACCAAGTATAAACAGCTACGGTAGTGGCGACCTTTTGGTACATGTTAACGTATGGACACCCAAGACATTAAGCAAAGAACAACGTCAATTTTTTGAAAAATCGCTCAACGACCAAAACTTTGTTCCGCATCCCGAGAAATCGGATAAATCTTTTTTTGAAAAAGTTAAAGATATGTTTTCTTAA
- a CDS encoding DUF3667 domain-containing protein codes for MQHNECLNCGTTIVGKYCSNCGQKTDTHRITFKHFLAHEMLHGVWHLEKGILFTVKEALTRPGYAALDYIAGKRFRYYNMFYLMLLVLALILFAAHHTESKEAFDEAVLDDDDNYQKLVQFIDTYIKPILFTLVPLLAINSYVLYRRLKLNFLEHVIISGFTSLAMFVTALVAIAITVKYHPVTDFISDLLFWVMLLFPILAYYQVSASKYKFWGFAWRLVLFYLLLILEIISIISFFTIVFLL; via the coding sequence ATGCAACATAACGAATGCCTTAATTGCGGTACTACCATAGTAGGTAAATATTGTTCCAACTGTGGGCAAAAAACCGATACGCATCGTATTACATTTAAGCATTTTTTAGCGCACGAAATGTTGCATGGTGTTTGGCATCTGGAAAAAGGAATTTTGTTTACCGTTAAAGAAGCGCTTACCCGACCTGGTTATGCAGCGTTAGATTATATTGCAGGAAAACGCTTTAGGTATTACAATATGTTTTATTTAATGTTGTTGGTTTTAGCGTTAATACTTTTTGCAGCACACCACACCGAAAGTAAGGAAGCTTTTGACGAAGCTGTTTTAGATGACGACGATAATTACCAGAAGCTAGTACAGTTTATAGATACCTATATAAAGCCAATTCTGTTTACGCTAGTACCACTATTGGCAATTAATAGTTATGTACTATACCGAAGGTTAAAATTAAATTTTTTAGAGCATGTTATTATATCGGGCTTTACCTCGTTGGCCATGTTTGTAACTGCTTTAGTAGCTATAGCAATTACTGTAAAGTACCACCCTGTTACCGATTTTATTAGCGATTTATTATTTTGGGTTATGCTACTATTTCCTATACTAGCATACTACCAAGTATCGGCAAGCAAATATAAGTTTTGGGGCTTTGCTTGGCGTTTGGTACTATTTTACCTGTTACTAATACTGGAAATAATATCTATAATATCTTTTTTCACAATAGTATTTTTGTTATAA